GCTGCACCGTGGCCGTGACCGGGCCGCCCGTGCTGCTCACGTGCACGGCCAGCGCCGCCTGCTGCGGAGCCAGACCCGCGAGCACGAGCGACCGGGACTGACCTGCCCCGATCGAGAGTCCGCGGCTGCCCGGCGCCTTGATCTGACCCTTGTCGCCGTAGAGTTCCAGGTTCACCGTGGCCGGGGTGGTGCTGGGATTGGAGAGATTCAGCACGGAGGTGCGGCCCACCAGGGTCGACGCGCCCACCAGCCACTGATCACTGCTCGGCGCCTGGCAGGTGACCGCGGCCAGGCCGCGGAGGTCGCCGTCGGCCGCGCGGTAGGACAGGGCGGCCGCGCCCGTGGAGTCCTTGCCGTCCAGAGTCCCGACCCGTAGCACCTCAGGTCCGGACGGGGTCCGCGACGGGATGGCCGCGGCCTTCAGGTCCGGAAGACCGGGGACGCCCTCGTCGGTCTTGGGGCTCGCCTTGGTGAGCCCCTGAAGGGTCTTGCCGTCGAGCGACTGCACACCGCTGGCGGGCATCCGGCCGTTCGGATCGCTCAGGGTGAGGCCGCGGAAGACCGTCGTCGCGGTGCTCGACTCCGGCCGGAACTGGGCGTCCGTGCCGTCACCGGCACCGGCCAGGAGGCGCGGCGCGGCAGGGCAGACCGAGAGGGAATCACCGGCGGGGACCTCGGCGGCGACGGCGGCCAGCTGGCCACCCGCGGACCGCGGCGCGGCGGTGCCGCCCGCGGCGACCGCGCCGAGCAGAGCGATCGACGCCACGCCCGCCGTGCCCGCGGCGATGGCCTTCGCGATCTTCCGGGCGGCCCGCGGGTTCTTCACGGGCGCGGCGCCCTCTGACGCCGCGGCCCCTGACGCCGCAGGCAGCGCGACGCCGGCCTCGGCCTTGAGCTTCCTGCCCGGCTTCTTCGCCGACGCCTCGCGCTGAGCCTCCGCCTTGGCGGCCTTCGCGGCCGCTTTGCCGGCCCGTGCCTCCGCTTTCGCAGCGCGCGCCGGTGACTTGGCCGCTCCCCGCGTGGCGGGGTCGCCGGCGGCGGTCCCCGAGGTGGCGGTCCCAGCGGTGGCGGCCACCGGAGGCTCCGGGGCCTTGGCAGCCTCCGGCTGCGTCACGGGTTCCGGCTGCTTCGCAGGCTCCGGAGCCTTGACGGGCTCCGGCTGCTTCACGCGCTCAGCGGCCTTGGCCTCGGGCGTGGTGCGCTCGGGACCGTTGTTCTCCGACGCGCCGGTCTCGGCGCGGTCGTCCTTGTTGTCCTCAGTCATTTCCGGCCTTCCTCAGGCTTGCCTCGTCCCGGACCATGCGGACCTTCCCGGGACGTTCGGGAATGGGCACTGCGAGCAGCGCGGTCACGATGAACACCAGCCAGGTGATGACCCGGACCCAGGGGATCCACGGATCGCTGTGGGCCACCACGAGGTGCCCACCGCCCGCGGGCAGGTCGAAGGCCTGCTGCCAGCCGACCGACGTCGGGTTCAGCCGCTTGCCGTCCAGGCTCGCGGTCCAGTTCGCGTCGCTGCGCTCGGCGAGCACCAGCTTGCGGCCCTCCGCCCCGGAACCCAGCGTGGTGTCGACGCCGACGGTGCCGCTGGGAAGCTGACTCTCCACCTTCCCGGACCGGTCGAGGACGCGGACCCGGTTGATGGTGTCGGAGTCCTTCAGCGGGGGCTGATCCAGGGCGCGCACGCGCCAGAGCCATCCTGCGTCGGTGGGCCCGACGGCGGCGAGACCCGGCACGGCGTCGATGCGGCTGGCCGTCAGCCCGGCGGCGTCGTTGGCGCCCTTGAGCACCACGAAACCGGCGCCGAG
This portion of the Arthrobacter woluwensis genome encodes:
- a CDS encoding DUF5719 family protein; this encodes MTEDNKDDRAETGASENNGPERTTPEAKAAERVKQPEPVKAPEPAKQPEPVTQPEAAKAPEPPVAATAGTATSGTAAGDPATRGAAKSPARAAKAEARAGKAAAKAAKAEAQREASAKKPGRKLKAEAGVALPAASGAAASEGAAPVKNPRAARKIAKAIAAGTAGVASIALLGAVAAGGTAAPRSAGGQLAAVAAEVPAGDSLSVCPAAPRLLAGAGDGTDAQFRPESSTATTVFRGLTLSDPNGRMPASGVQSLDGKTLQGLTKASPKTDEGVPGLPDLKAAAIPSRTPSGPEVLRVGTLDGKDSTGAAALSYRAADGDLRGLAAVTCQAPSSDQWLVGASTLVGRTSVLNLSNPSTTPATVNLELYGDKGQIKAPGSRGLSIGAGQSRSLVLAGLAPQQAALAVHVSSTGGPVTATVQQSVLRGLTPGGVDYLGPTGQPGTRLVVPGVSLKGGAAAAKLGSGFEDAAPTLALAVPGAQEAVVQVRVYGKNGQQALDKGVVNAPAGTVTQVPLSGLPDGEYTIAVSSDVSVTAAVRATRGTAAKDPSDFAWVPASAPLGTSQVMAVPVGGSSTLQFGAPSGRAEISYRAITADGAIQPAAKATLAAGTTTSVEIPAKAGGSDVVGYLLSASGEPAYAAVVQTEDKGPGLSVLSVPVTGSGLDKLPVRLGH